ATTCGCCGGTGAGCGACGGTGTTTCGGCGAGCACGGCGTCGAGCTGATCGCCGTGCAGGAGGAAGCCCAGCGTCGCCGCGATCTGGAAGGCCCGCTGGCCGGGCCGCAGCCGCCTGGCCAGCGTCAGCGTGCGGCTCTCGGGGTCGTAGTGGCGCTTGGGGATGGCGGGGTCGGCGCCGTCGCCGCGTACCAGCACCGTCACGCCCGCGCGTTCCTCGGCGACCCGCGCCAGCTGGCGATCCAGCGAGCCGATCGTCAGCCCGCACTCCTCGAACATCTGCTCGGCGGCGTGATCGAGCTGGGGGATGTGGTTGTGGTGGTCGTAGAAGAAGTCCCGTACGTCCTCGTAGGGCATCGGCACCCCCGGCGCGCCCGCGGGGGTGGCGACCCGCGCCGAGAGCAGATCCAGCTGGTCGGTGGCCGCGCGCAGCCGCCGGTGCATGGCCACCAGGATGCGGGCCACTTCCGGCTGCCGGGTGGCCAGCTCCTCGACCTCGGTGAGCGGGGCGCTGTCCCCGCCTGCGGCGTCGACCAGTACGTCGTGCAGATCGGAGACCAGCCGCGCGTCGGAGTCGGCGGCGAAGAACTGCACGTCCAGATCGAACGTGGAATTGAGCTTGAGCAACACCGGGATGGTGAGCGGTCGCTGGTCGCGCTCGAGCTGATTGAGGTAGCTGGGCGAGAGATCGAGGGATTTGGCCAGCGCGGCCTGGGTCATCCGCCGTTCCTCGCGCAAGCGCCGCAACCGGGCACCCGCGTACATCTTGCGCACGGGCGCAAATCCTAGACCCTTCGCGCTTCGCAGACCTCGCCGTCGCGCGGCTTGTCGGCGCCGGAATCCCACTGCGGCAACGCATTCTGACGTCGGGCGCGGCTGTGTAGCGTGCGAAGGCCCCGGCGGGCCGCAGCGCGCGTTCCGCCGAACCCGCGTGAGACCAAGCGGTTGTTTGCTTCAATCGGAAGCCGTCCCCGCCGCCGACGAGAAGAGTGCCCCATGACCGACCCCGACGCCGTCGTCCGCGCCCTGTGCCAGGCCTGGTCGACCCCCGACCCCGACGCGATCGCGGCCTACTTCGCCGAGGACGCCGTGTACCACAACATCCCGATGGAGCCGGTCGTCGGCCGCACCGCCATCCGGGAGTTCGTCGCGGGATTCCTGACCACCTTCGAGGCCATCGATTTCGAGATCCACCACCAGGTGGCCGCCGACGGCGTGGTGATGAACGAGCGCACCGACACCATGCGCGGCAAGGACGGCCGAGCCACGCCGCTGCCGGTCATGGGTGTGTTCGAGGTGCGCGACGGCCTGATCACGGCCTGGCGCGACTACTTCGACATGGCGGCCGTGACCGCCGCGTTCGCGCCACCGGAGTGAGCCGCCGGGCGCCACGGGCGTGTGACGGGCGGATGAACGAAACTTCGCAACCTTGCCAGCCAAAGTTGTGAAGAAGATGCCGAAGCGGGACTTCGGTGTCCGCGGCCGGTAGGTGGCCGGGTACCTTTGTCCAATGTTCTCGAAAGTCTTGGTCGCCAATCGGGGCGAGATCGCCATCCGCGCGTTCCGCGCTGCCTACGAACTCGGCATCGGGACGGTCGCCGTGTTCCCCTACGAGGATCGCAACTCCGTCCACCGGTTGAAGGCGGCCGAGTCGTACCAGATCGGGGAGCAGGGCCATCCGGTTCGCGCCTACCTGTCGATCGACGCCATCATCGACGCGGCCAAGACCGCGGGAGCCGACGCCGTCTACCCCGGCTACGGCTTCCTGTCGGAGAACCCCGACCTCGCCGCCGCCTGCGCGCGCGAGGGCATCACCTTCATCGGCCCCTCGGCGGAGGTGCTGGAACTGGCGGGCAACAAGGCCCGCGCCATCGAGGCGGCCAAGGCCGCCGGGCTGCCGGTGCTGCGCTCGAGCGAACCGTCGGCCGACGTCGACCAGCTGCTGGCGGCGTCCCGCGAGCTGGAGTACCCGATCTTCGTGAAGGCGGTCGCGGGCGGCGGCGGACGCGGCATGCGCCGGGTCGCCGCGCCCGAACAGTTGCGCGAAGCGATCGAGGCGGCCTCGCGCGAAGCCGAATCGGCCTTCGGCGACCCGACGGTGTTCCTCGAGCAGGCCGTGGTCAACCCGCGCCACATCGAGGTGCAGATCCTGGCCGACCAGCACGGCAACGTGATGCACCTGTTCGAGCGCGACTGTTCTGTGCAGCGGCGCCACCAGAAGGTGATCGAGCTGGCGCCCGCGCCGAACCTGGATCCCGCGCTGCGCGAGCGCATCTGCGCCGACGCGGTGGCCTTCGCCCGCCAGATCGGCTACAGCAACGCAGGCACCGTGGAATTCCTGCTCGATGAGCGCGGCAACCACGTCTTCATCGAGATGAACCCGCGCATCCAGGTCGAGCACACCGTGACCGAGGAGATCACCGATGTCGACCTGGTGCAGTCGCAGCTGCGCATCGCCGCCGGGGAGAGCCTGGCCGACCTCGGCCTGAGCCAGGACGCGGTGGCCATCCGCGGCGCGGCGCTGCAATGCCGCATCACCACCGAGGATCCGGCCAACGGCTTCCGCCCCGACACCGGCCGCATCACCGCCTACCGCACCCCCGGCGGCGCGGGCATCCGCCTCGACGGCGGCGCCAACCTCGGCGCGGAGATCGGCGCCTACTTCGACTCCATGCTGGTCAAGCTCACCTGCCGCGGCCGCGACCTGCCCGCCGCCGCCGCGCGGGCCCGGCGCGCGCTGGCCGAGTTCCGCATCCGCGGCGTCACCACCAACATCCCGTTCCTGCAGGCCGTGCTCGACGACCCCGACTTCAAGGCGGGCCGGGTCACCACCTCGTTCATCGACGAGCGGCCGCAGCTGCTGACGCTGCGTCAGAGCGCCGACCGCGGCACCAAGATCCTCGAATACCTGGCCGACGTCACGGTCAACAAGCCGCACGGCGAGCGCCCGACCGCGGTCTACCCGCACGACAAGCTGCCCGCCATCGACCTGAGCGCGCCGCCGCCGGACGGCTCGCGGCAGCGGCTGCTGCGCCTCGGCCCGGAGGGCTTCGCCCGCGAGCTGCGCGCGCAGAAGGCCGTCGGCGTCACCGACACCACCTTCCGCGACGCGCATCAGTCGCTGCTCGCGACGCGGGTGCGGACCAGCGGCCTGCTCCAGGTCGCCGGCCACGTGGCACGGATGACGCCGGAACTGCTCTCGATCGAGGCGTGGGGCGGGGCCACCTACGACGTGGCGCTGCGCTTCCTCTACGAGGATCCGTGGGAGCGGCTGGCCGCGTTGCGCGAGGCGATCCCCAACATCTGCCTGCAGATGCTGTTGCGCGGGCGCAACACCGTCGGCTACACGCCGTATCCGGAACAGGTGACCAAGGCGTTCGTGCGGGAGGCCACCGACACCGGCATCGATATCTTCCGCATCTTCGACGCGCTCAACAACGTCGACCAGATGCGCCCCGCCATCGACGCCGTGCGCGAAACCGGCCGCGCCGTCGCGGAAGTGGCGATCAGCTACACCGGTGACCTGTCGGACCCGAACGAGAACCTCTACACCCTCGACTACTACCTCAAGCTGGCCGAGCAGATCGTCGACGCGGGCGCGCACGTGCTCGCGATCAAGGACATGGCCGGGCTGCTGCGCGCGCCGGCGGCGGCCACCCTGGTCACCGCGCTGCGCAGCAACTTCGACCTGCCCGTGCACGTGCACACCCACGACACCCCGGGCGGTCAGCTCGCCACCTACCTGTCGGCGTGGCAGGCCGGCGCCGACGCCGTCGACGGCGCGAGCGCGCCGATGGCGGGCACCACCAGCCAGCCGCCGCTGTCGGCGATCGTGGCCGCCGCGGCCAACAGCGAGTACGACACCGGCCTGAACCTGCAGAACGTCTGCGACCTGGAGCCGTACTGGGAGGCGCTGCGCAAGGTGTACGCGCCCTTCGAGTCCGGACTGCCCTCGCCCACCGGTCGCGTCTACACCCACGAGATCCCCGGCGGTCAGCTGTCGAACCTGCGCCAGCAGGCCATCGCGCTCGGCCTGGGCGACCGCTTCGAGGAGATCGAGGCCAAGTACGCCGCCGCGGATCGGCTGTTGGGCCGCCTGATCAAGGTGACCCCGTCGTCGAAGGTGGTCGGCGATCTGGCGCTCGCGCTGGTCGGCTCCGGCGTGGACATCGACGATTTCGCCGCCGACCCGGGCCGCTACGACATCCCGGACTCGGTGATCGGCTTCCTGCGCGGCGAACTCGGCACTCCCGCGGGCGGCTGGCCCGAGCCGTTCCGCAGCAAGGCGCTGGCCGGGCGCGGACCCGCCAAGCCCGAGACCCCGCTCGATCCGGCCGACGAGGCCGCCCTGGCGGGTGACTCCGCCGAGCGCAGGGCGACGCTCAACCGGTTGCTGTTCCCCGGACCCACCGCCGAATTCCTCGCCCACCGCGAGAAGTACGGCGACACCTCCGGGCTCTCGGCCAACCAGTTCTTCTACGGCCTGCGTCACGGCGAGGAACACCGGGTGCAGCTGGAGAAGGGCGTCACCCTGCTCATCGGGCTGGAGGCCATCTCCGAGCCGGACGAGCGCGGTATGCGCACCGTCATGTGCATCCTCAACGGCCAGCTGCGCCCGGTCGCGGTGCGCGACCGCTCGGTGGCCGGTGAGGTGCCGGTCGCGGAGAAGGCGGACAAGACCAACGCCGGTCACGTGGCCGCGCCGTTCGCCGGTGTGGTGACCCTGGCCGTCGGCGAGGGCGACACCGTCGCGGCGGGCGACACCATCGGCACCATCGAGGCGATGAAGATGGAGGCCGCCATCACCGCGCCCCGCGCGGGCACCGTCGCCCGGGTCGCCATCGGCAAGGTGCAGCAGGTCGAGGGCGGTGACCTGCTGGTGGAACTGCGGCTGCGCGAGTCCGCGGACTGATGCCGCGCATCGTCGCGGGCACCGCGGGCGGGCGCAGGCTGCGCGTCCCGCCCGCGGGCACCCGGCCCACCTCCGACCGGGTGCGCGAGGCGCTGTTCAGCGCGCTCGCCGCCCGGATGGATTTCGCCGGCGCGCGGGTGCTGGACCTGTACGCGGGTTCCGGGGCGCTGGCGCTGGAGGCGCTCTCGCGTGGCGCGGCCCGTGCCCTGCTGGTCGAATCCGACCGGCGAGCGGCGCAGGTGGTGCGGGCCAACATCGCCGAACTCGGGCTGTCCGGCGCCGAACTGCGCGTCGGGTCGGTGGGCGCGGTGCTCGAGCAGGGCGGCGCGGGGGAGTTCGACCTGGTCTTCGCCGATCCGCCCTACGAGCTCGGCACCGCGGCGGTGGCGGCGGACGTGGCGCTGCTCGCCGCCCGCGGCTGGCTCGCCGACGGCGCCCTGGTGGTGGTCGAGCGCTCGGCGCGCAGCGCGGAAATCGACTGGCCCGCAGCGTTTCTGCCCGGCGCAGCGCGACGGTACGGCGAGACGCGGCTGGAACTGGCCGAGTACGCGCCCGGAGCGGACTGAGCGGCGCGGCGGGGCGGGCGCGGGCCTGATAGCGTCGGCCCATGGCTGGAGCACTGTGCCCCGGGTCCTTCGATCCGGTGACGAACGGACATCTCGACGTATTCACCCGCGCGGCGGCGCAATTCGACGAGGTCGTGGTGACCGTCATGATCAACCCGAACAAGAAGGGCATGTTCGACGTCGAGGAGCGCATGGAGCTGCTGCGCGAGACCACCGCGCATCTGCCCAACGTGCGGGTCGCGTCCTGGCGGGGCCTGCTGGTGGACTTCGCCCGTGAGCAGGGCATCACCGCGATCGTCAAGGGGCTGCGCGATGCCACCGACTTCGGCTACGAGCTGCAGATGGCGCAGATGAACAAGAAGCTGTCCGGCGTGGACACCTTTTTCATCGCCACCAATCCGGCGTTCAGCTTCCTGTCCAGCTCACTGGTGAAGGAGGTCGCCACCTACGGCGGCGACGTCAGCGACATGCTGCCGCCGGTGGTGCACAAGCGGCTGCTGGACCGGATCGCCGAGCGGCGCGGCTGAGGCTCGGGTCGAGGCGGGTCCGGGCCGCGGCTCGTCGTCCAGCAGACGCGCTGTCTAGAAAACCAGGCCGCGCAGCGCGAGGAAGCGCATGCCGCCCACCGCCGCGGTGACGGCGAGGACCGCACCGGCCTGGGCGAGGTCGCCGAGGCCGGGCGCGAAGACCTCGAGTCCGGCCAGCGCCGCCGTGGTGATCGCGAGACCGAGCACGGCGAGACCGCCCGCCTCCCACTGCGCGGTGAACCAGCCGACCCGATCGGCGGCGTGGAAGGTGAGCTGGCGGTGCAGCTCGTTGGCGATCACGGTGCTCACCACCGAGCCCGCGATGTTGGCCGCGATCGAGCCGAGGTCGTACATGGCCAGGAACAGCAGGACGTAGACGACGTTGCTGGAACCGCCGACCAGGGCGAACCGGATCAGCTGCGGCAGGGCGCGATCGCCGCGCAGGTAGGCCAGGACCCGGGACAGCCGGGGCATGGGGGCCGTCCACAGGACCGGCTGGGGCACCGCCCACGGCGTGTACATCCCGGCAGGCAGGACCGCCGAGCGCGGTGGTTCCAGAGTGGCCATGGTCCATCCGATCGAACGTGCTCGCGGGACCGGTCCCCGTCGACGGTCCCCTGGGTCGAATGTACATGAAGTGGAGGATCGCTCTCCACTTGGTTTCTGTGGTGTTCGAGACACTCGAACGACACACCGGACCGAGACTCGGCAGAACCGGTGACGAGGGGCACACTGGGCCACGGGCGCGCGTGTCCGCGACGGGGTACTCCGCGACAGGAACGACTAGAGGTTGGTGAGCATGTATCGGGTTTTCGAGGCGCTCGACGAGCTGGTGGCGATCGTCGAGGAGGCGCGCGGCATCCCGCCGACCCGCAGCTGCATCGTGCCCCGCGGCGACGTGCTCGACCTGC
This sequence is a window from Nocardia farcinica. Protein-coding genes within it:
- a CDS encoding short-chain fatty acyl-CoA regulator family protein; translated protein: MRKMYAGARLRRLREERRMTQAALAKSLDLSPSYLNQLERDQRPLTIPVLLKLNSTFDLDVQFFAADSDARLVSDLHDVLVDAAGGDSAPLTEVEELATRQPEVARILVAMHRRLRAATDQLDLLSARVATPAGAPGVPMPYEDVRDFFYDHHNHIPQLDHAAEQMFEECGLTIGSLDRQLARVAEERAGVTVLVRGDGADPAIPKRHYDPESRTLTLARRLRPGQRAFQIAATLGFLLHGDQLDAVLAETPSLTGESRALARVGLGNYFAAALILPYGRFLRSAEELRYDIDLLSLRFEVGFETVCHRLSTLQRQGQRGVPFFLVRTDRAGNISKRQSATAFHFSRVGGSCPLWVVHEAFAQPGRILTQVAAMPDGRRYLWIARTTAPAPRGFGGATREFAIGLGCDIEYADRLVYSAGLPVDDPAAAVPIGAGCKVCERPACPQRAFPQIGSPLTVSEHTSTDLPYPRLPR
- a CDS encoding SgcJ/EcaC family oxidoreductase; this translates as MTDPDAVVRALCQAWSTPDPDAIAAYFAEDAVYHNIPMEPVVGRTAIREFVAGFLTTFEAIDFEIHHQVAADGVVMNERTDTMRGKDGRATPLPVMGVFEVRDGLITAWRDYFDMAAVTAAFAPPE
- a CDS encoding pyruvate carboxylase gives rise to the protein MFSKVLVANRGEIAIRAFRAAYELGIGTVAVFPYEDRNSVHRLKAAESYQIGEQGHPVRAYLSIDAIIDAAKTAGADAVYPGYGFLSENPDLAAACAREGITFIGPSAEVLELAGNKARAIEAAKAAGLPVLRSSEPSADVDQLLAASRELEYPIFVKAVAGGGGRGMRRVAAPEQLREAIEAASREAESAFGDPTVFLEQAVVNPRHIEVQILADQHGNVMHLFERDCSVQRRHQKVIELAPAPNLDPALRERICADAVAFARQIGYSNAGTVEFLLDERGNHVFIEMNPRIQVEHTVTEEITDVDLVQSQLRIAAGESLADLGLSQDAVAIRGAALQCRITTEDPANGFRPDTGRITAYRTPGGAGIRLDGGANLGAEIGAYFDSMLVKLTCRGRDLPAAAARARRALAEFRIRGVTTNIPFLQAVLDDPDFKAGRVTTSFIDERPQLLTLRQSADRGTKILEYLADVTVNKPHGERPTAVYPHDKLPAIDLSAPPPDGSRQRLLRLGPEGFARELRAQKAVGVTDTTFRDAHQSLLATRVRTSGLLQVAGHVARMTPELLSIEAWGGATYDVALRFLYEDPWERLAALREAIPNICLQMLLRGRNTVGYTPYPEQVTKAFVREATDTGIDIFRIFDALNNVDQMRPAIDAVRETGRAVAEVAISYTGDLSDPNENLYTLDYYLKLAEQIVDAGAHVLAIKDMAGLLRAPAAATLVTALRSNFDLPVHVHTHDTPGGQLATYLSAWQAGADAVDGASAPMAGTTSQPPLSAIVAAAANSEYDTGLNLQNVCDLEPYWEALRKVYAPFESGLPSPTGRVYTHEIPGGQLSNLRQQAIALGLGDRFEEIEAKYAAADRLLGRLIKVTPSSKVVGDLALALVGSGVDIDDFAADPGRYDIPDSVIGFLRGELGTPAGGWPEPFRSKALAGRGPAKPETPLDPADEAALAGDSAERRATLNRLLFPGPTAEFLAHREKYGDTSGLSANQFFYGLRHGEEHRVQLEKGVTLLIGLEAISEPDERGMRTVMCILNGQLRPVAVRDRSVAGEVPVAEKADKTNAGHVAAPFAGVVTLAVGEGDTVAAGDTIGTIEAMKMEAAITAPRAGTVARVAIGKVQQVEGGDLLVELRLRESAD
- the rsmD gene encoding 16S rRNA (guanine(966)-N(2))-methyltransferase RsmD; translated protein: MPRIVAGTAGGRRLRVPPAGTRPTSDRVREALFSALAARMDFAGARVLDLYAGSGALALEALSRGAARALLVESDRRAAQVVRANIAELGLSGAELRVGSVGAVLEQGGAGEFDLVFADPPYELGTAAVAADVALLAARGWLADGALVVVERSARSAEIDWPAAFLPGAARRYGETRLELAEYAPGAD
- the coaD gene encoding pantetheine-phosphate adenylyltransferase, which codes for MAGALCPGSFDPVTNGHLDVFTRAAAQFDEVVVTVMINPNKKGMFDVEERMELLRETTAHLPNVRVASWRGLLVDFAREQGITAIVKGLRDATDFGYELQMAQMNKKLSGVDTFFIATNPAFSFLSSSLVKEVATYGGDVSDMLPPVVHKRLLDRIAERRG
- a CDS encoding GtrA family protein, with the protein product MATLEPPRSAVLPAGMYTPWAVPQPVLWTAPMPRLSRVLAYLRGDRALPQLIRFALVGGSSNVVYVLLFLAMYDLGSIAANIAGSVVSTVIANELHRQLTFHAADRVGWFTAQWEAGGLAVLGLAITTAALAGLEVFAPGLGDLAQAGAVLAVTAAVGGMRFLALRGLVF